One window of the Rosa rugosa chromosome 3, drRosRugo1.1, whole genome shotgun sequence genome contains the following:
- the LOC133739403 gene encoding indole-3-pyruvate monooxygenase YUCCA6 — MDYTEIQGKQSHDPIFIHKMNNLSSSTSSPSPPRCVVCVPGPVIVGAGPSGLATAACLKNKGVPSVILERSNCIASLWQLKTYDRLRLHLPKQFCELPLLPFPADFPTYPTKQQFIRYLEDYATKFDIQPRFNETVSTAQYDPAVGFWRVRTAGSENGVKTEYVTRWLIVATGENAEAVVPRLEGIMEFGGPIRHTSLYKSGEEFRGKKVLVVGCGNSGMEVCLDLCNHNARPSLVVRDTVHVLPREMLGKSTFGLSMLLLKWLPIRLVDRLLLVASRLLLGDTSRLGLDRPKLGPLQLKNLSGKTPVLDVGTLAKIKSGDVQVCPAIKRLKRHRAVEFVDGRTEYFDAIVLATGYRSNVPSWLKEGEMFSKEDGLPKTPFPNGWKGECGLYAVGFTKRGILGASMDAKRIAEDIERCWKAEAKHSTPFTRSHLPLSSSP; from the exons ATGGACTACACAGAAATCCAAGGAAAGCAATCCCATGATCCTATTTTCATTCACAAAATGAATAACCTGTCTTCCTCAAcatcttctccttctcctcctcgaTGTGTGGTGTGCGTTCCCGGCCCGGTTATAGTGGGTGCAGGTCCATCGGGGCTCGCTACTGCCGCGTGCCTGAAAAACAAGGGGGTCCCTAGTGTGATCCTGGAGCGATCCAATTGCATAGCCTCTCTGTGGCAGCTCAAGACCTACGATCGCCTCCGCCTCCACTTGCCCAAGCAATTCTGCGAGCTTCCCTTGCTGCCTTTCCCGGCGGATTTCCCCACTTACCCTACCAAGCAGCAATTCATCCGCTACCTTGAAGATTACGCCACCAAGTTCGACATTCAGCCTCGCTTCAACGAGACCGTCTCCACCGCCCAGTACGACCCCGCGGTCGGCTTCTGGCGCGTGCGGACCGCGGGGTCCGAGAACGGGGTCAAGACAGAGTACGTCACCCGGTGGCTCATCGTGGCAACCGGAGAGAATGCCGAGGCCGTGGTGCCGAGGCTCGAGGGGATCATGGAGTTTGGTGGGCCTATCAGGCACACAAGCTTGTACAAGAGCGGGGAGGAGTTTAGAGGAAAGAAGGTTTTGGTGGTTGGCTGTGGAAATTCGGGCATGGAGGTCTGTTTGGATCTGTGTAACCACAATGCTAGGCCTTCACTCGTGGTCAGAGATACA GTGCACGTCCTACCACGAGAGATGCTGGGAAAGTCGACTTTCGGGCTGTCCATGTTGTTGCTCAAGTGGCTGCCCATACGCCTTGTGGATCGCCTCTTGTTGGTAGCGTCGCGGCTGCTGCTCGGAGACACGTCCCGGCTTGGGTTGGACCGGCCTAAGTTGGGTCCCTTGCAGCTCAAGAATTTGTCGGGGAAGACCCCGGTCTTGGATGTTGGAACCCTGGCCAAGATCAAAAGCGGTGACGTTCAG GTATGTCCTGCAATCAAGAGATTGAAACGTCATCGTGCTGTGGAATTTGTTGATGGAAGAACAGAGTATTTTGATGCCATTGTCTTGGCAACAGGTTACAGGAGCAATGTGCCCTCTTGGCTGAAG gAGGGAGAGATGTTCTCAAAAGAAGATGGGTTGCCAAAAACGCCATTTCCAAATGGTTGGAAAGGTGAGTGTGGGTTATATGCTGTGGGGTTTACCAAACGAGGAATACTTGGTGCCTCAATGGATGCCAAAAGAATTGCCGAAGACATTGAACGGTGTTGGAAAGCCGAGGCAAAGCATTCTACTCCCTTTACACGGTCGCATTTGCCACTATCATCGTCGCCATAG
- the LOC133738999 gene encoding large ribosomal subunit protein eL37x-like, with the protein MGKGTGSFGKRRNKTHTLCVRCGRRSFHLQKSRCSACAYPAARLRKYNWSEKALRRKTTGTGRMRYLRHVPRRFKSGFLEGTQAKPRSKGTATA; encoded by the exons ATg GGAAAAGGAACTGGTAGCTTTGGCAAGCGCCGCAACAAGACCCACACTCTCTGTGTCCGATGTGGACGCCGGAGCTTCCATCTCCAGAAGTCTCGCTGCTCCGCCTGTGCTTACCCCGCCGCTCGCCTCAGAAAAT ATAACTGGAGCGAGAAGGCTCTGCGCAGAAAGACCACCGGAACCGGGCGCATGAGGTACCTTCGCCATGTGCCGAGGAGGTTCAAGAGCGGCTTCCTTGAAGGTACACAAGCTAAGCCAAGGAGCAAGGGAACTGCTACTGCCTAG
- the LOC133736891 gene encoding GTP-binding protein At2g22870 produces MVLLHLPRSHISLFTHFTHFSKPKPPTNLNPIFTSTLFSSPKSTLSVSEPIPIPISPLPESHIEPTLEEFQTQLEIPLEKLFVPPETELKYTESGALSTRILKGSNILLSKYARDAQVTQAEFVKSSVRTEDCPANGLPEFALVGRSNVGKSSLLNSLVRRKKLALTSKKPGKTQCINHFRINDSWYLVDLPGYGYAAAPQELRTDWVKFTKDYFLNRSTLVSVFLLIDASIPAKKIDLEYASWLGQNQIPMTLIFTKCDKRKKKRHGGKRAEENVNDFQELIRGFFQTTPPWIMTSSFTNQGRDEMLLHMAQLRNYWLKH; encoded by the exons ATGGTTCTGCTTCATCTTCCACGAAGCCACATCTCCCTCTTCACCCACTTCACTCACTTCTCAAAACCCAAACCCCCCACAAACCTAAACCCCATCTTCACCTCCACCCTCTTCTCCTCCCCCAAATCCACTCTCTCAGTCTCGGAgcccatccccatccccatctCGCCTCTCCCAGAATCCCACATCGAACCAACCCTAGAAGAGTTCCAAACCCAACTCGAAATCCCGCTCGAGAAGCTCTTCGTGCCGCCGGAGACCGAGCTCAAGTACACCGAATCCGGTGCCCTGAGCACGAGAATCTTGAAGGGGTCGAATATTTTGCTGAGCAAGTATGCTAGGGATGCTCAGGTGACTCAAGCCGAGTTTGTGAAGAGTAGTGTGAGGACTGAGGATTGCCCGGCCAATGGTCTGCCGGAGTTTGCTCTCGTCGGACGGTCAAATGTTGGCAAGTCGTCGCTGCTTAACTCGCTTGTGCGTCGGAAGAAGCTAGCTTTGACGTCCAAGAAGCCTG GGAAAACACAATGCATCAATCATTTTCGGATCAATGATAGCTGGTATTTGGTGGATTTGCCCGGCTACGG GTATGCAGCTGCACCGCAGGAACTTAGAACTGATTGGGTGAAGTTTACTAAAGACTACTTCCTGAATAGGTCAACATTAGTTTCAGTTTTCCTTCTCATCGATGCCAGTATTCCTGCCAAAAAGATTGATCTGGAGTATGCTAGTTGGCTGGGCCAGAATCAG ATCCCCATGACATTAATATTCACCAAATGTGACAAgcggaagaagaaaagacatGGAGGAAAAAGAGCAGAAGAAAATGTGAACGATTTTCAGGAGTTAATTCGTGGCTTCTTCCAGACAACACCACCATGGATTATGACCAGCAGCTTTACCAATCAGGGTCGTGATGAGATGTTATTGCATATGGCTCAGCTAAGGAATTATTGGCTTAAGCACTAG
- the LOC133738281 gene encoding beta-adaptin-like protein A produces MAPPAISQRSSSPSQPSGKGEVADVKAQLRLLAGSRAPGADDSKRELFKKVISYMTIGIDVSSVFGEMVMCSATSDIVLKKMCYLYVGNYAKVNPDLALLTINFLQRDCKDADPMIRGLALRSLCSLRVTNLVEYLVGPLGAGLKDNNSYVRMVAAMGVLKLYHISASTCVDADFPAMLKHLLLNDPDTQVVANCLSALQEIWSLEGSSSEEVSREREILLSKSVIYYLLNRIREFSEWAQCLVLELVAKYVPSDSNEIFDVMNLLEDRLQHANGAVVLATIKVFLQLTLSMTDVHQQVYERIKAPLLTLVSSGSPEQSYAVLSHLHLLVMRAPFIFSSDYKHFYCQYNEPSYVKKLKLEMLTAVANESNTYEIVTELCEYAANVDIPIARESIRAVGKIALQQYDVNAIVDRLLQFLEMEKDYVTAEALVLVKDLLRKYPQWSQDCIAVVGNISSNNVQEPKAKAALIWMLGEYSQDMHDAPYILEGLVENWEDEHSAEVRLHLLTAVMKCFFKRPPETQNSLGAALAAGLADFHQDVHDRALFYYRLLQYDISVAERVVNPPKQAVSVFADTQSSEIKDRIFDEFNSLSVVYQKPSYMFTHKEHRGPFEFSDEIGHVSIGTESADTVVPANRVEANDKDLLLSTSEKEETKVPNNNSSAYSAPSYDLTSVSVPTSQLSDLVISNSTVPDAPQSSSFAIDDLLGLGLPAAPAPAPAPSPPPLKLNPKAVLDPTTFQQKWRQLPISLSQDYSINPQGVAALTTPQSLLKHMQGHSIHCIASGGKSPNFKFFFFAQKAEGSSTFLVECIVNTSSAKAQIKIKADDQSTTEPFSSVFQSALSKFGMP; encoded by the exons ATGGCTCCTCCGGCCATATCGCAGCGATCTTCGTCGCCGTCGCAGCCCTCCGG AAAAGGCGAAGTGGCGGATGTGAAAGCACAGCTCCGGCTTCTGGCTGGCAGCAGAGCCCCGGGAGCGGATGATTCGAAGCGTGAACTTTTCAAGAAGGTTATCTCTTACATGACGATTGGCATTGATGTGTCCTCTGTTTTTGGAGAGATGGTGATGTGCTCAGCAACGTCCGATATTGTTTTGAAGAAAATGTGTTATCTCTATGTTGGGAATTATGCAAAGGTCAATCCTGACCTCGCACTTTTGACGATCAATTTTCTTCAAAGAGATTGCAAGGATGCAGACCCAATGATCCGTGGTCTTGCTTTGAGGAGCTTGTGTTCGTTACGAGTGACGAATCTGGTGGAGTATTTGGTGGGGCCTTTGGGTGCTGGGTTGAAGGATAATAATAGTTATGTGAGGATGGTAGCAGCTATGGGGGTTCTGAAGCTGTATCACATATCAGCTTCAACTTGTGTCGATGCAGATTTTCCCGCAATGCTTAAGCATTTGTTGCTTAACGATCCAGATACACAG GTGGTTGCAAATTGTTTATCTGCCCTGCAAGAGATTTGGAGTTTAGAAGGAAGCAGCTCTGAGGAGGTATCCAGGGAGAGAGAAATTTTGCTCAGCAAATCAGTTATATACTATCTTTTGAATCG GATTAGGGAATTCAGTGAATGGGCACAATGTCTTGTGCTTGAGTTGGTAGCTAAGTATGTACCCTCAGATAGCAATGAGATATTTGATGTCATGAATCTGCTCGAGGATAGACTGCAGCATGCAAATGGTGCCGTTGTCTTGGCAACCATAAAAGTATTTCTTCAATTGACTTTATCGATGACTGATGTTCATCAGCAG GTATATGAGCGTATTAAAGCTCCTCTTCTAACCTTAGTGAGCTCAGGAAGTCCAGAGCAATCTTATGCAGTTCTAAGCCACCTGCATCTTTTGGTGATGCGTGCTCCTTTCATATTTTCTTCAGACTATAAACACTTTTATTGCCAGTACAATGAGCCATCCTATGTCAAAAAATTGAAGCTTGAGATGTTGACTGCAGTGGCAAATGAGAGCAATACATATGAAATCG TGACGGAATTATGTGAATATGCTGCAAATGTTGATATTCCCATTGCAAGAGAGTCAATCCGTGCGGTTGGTAAAATAGCTCTTCAGCAGTATGATGTGAATGCAATTGTTGATCGGCTTCTTCAGTTTCTGGAGATGGAGAAGGACTATGTAACTGCTGAAGCTCTG GTTCTTGTAAAAGATCTGCTAAGAAAATATCCCCAATGGAGTCAAGATTGCATTGCAGTTGTTGGGAACATAAGCAGCAATAATGTCCAAGAACCCAAGGCCAAGGCGGCTCTTATATGGATGCTGGGCGAGTATTCTCAGGATATGCATGATGCACCTTATATCTTAGAGGGTTTGGTTGAAAATTGGGAGGATGAGCACTCTGCCGAG GTTCGCTTACATCTTCTCACAGCAGTGATGAAGTGCTTTTTTAAGAGGCCACCTGAGACTCAGAATTCCTTGGGAGCTGCACTGGCTGCAGGTCTTGCTGATTTTCACCAG GATGTTCATGATAGAGCCTTATTCTACTACAGGCTTTTGCAATATGACATAAGTGTTGCCGAACGAGTGGTAAACCCTCCAAAGCAAGCTGTTTCTGTCTTTGCTGATACCCAAAGCAGTGAAATCAAAGATCGGATCTTTGATGAATTTAACAGTTTGTCTGTTGTATATCAAAAG CCATCATACATGTTCACTCATAAGGAACACAGAGGTCCTTTCGAGTTTTCAGACGAAATTGGACATGTATCTATTGGGACGGAATCTGCAGATACTGTTGTTCCAGCTAATAGAGTCGAGGCAAATGATAAGGATCTGCTTTTAAGTACATCAGAGAAGGAGGAGACAAAAGTTCCCAATAACAATTCCTCTGCATATAGTGCTCCTTCATACGATCTTACCTCTGTGTCTGTTCCCACTTCTCAACTATCGGATTTGGTGATTTCAAATTCCACTGTGCCAGATGCTCCACAGTCTTCTAGCTTTGCAATTGATGATCTACTTGGATTGGGTTTACCTgctgctcctgctcctgctcCTGCACCTTCGCCTCCTCCTTTGAAGCTTAACCCAAAAGCTGTTTTGGATCCAACTACTTTTCAGCAGAAATGGCGCCAACTGCCCATATCATTATCACAG GATTATTCTATTAACCCTCAAGGTGTTGCGGCATTGACAACGCCCCAATCACTCCTGAAACATATGCAAGGCCATTCCATCCACTGCATCGCTTCTGGTGGCAAATCTCCCAACTTCAAGTTCTTCTTCTTTGCACAAAAAGCAGAAGGATCTTCAACATTTTTGGTAGAATGTATAGTCAACACATCCTCTGCGAAAGCTCAAATAAAGATCAAAGCTGATGATCAGAGTACAACTGAGCCCTTTTCATCTGTATTCCAATCTGCTTTGTCCAAATTTGGCATGCCATGA
- the LOC133737957 gene encoding protein Rf1, mitochondrial-like — protein sequence MASVLRVLSATRRVLEIPSSSQSQRCWLSNQACLLRRLMEEPKSRIKTLLASAAEKDSASDFSWESLVSSLASSSSPDKTHLVLEWKLEKLLKENERDHDRYCELISLCGKVRNLPLAMQVFSSMEANGVQPTCAVFNSLIHVCFSSGNLFTAISLFEIMESSEGLKPNSDTHDAFMFAFLKSGKIDMMQAWYSAKKSAGFDSDIQTYQSLISGCIKLKNYELGDMFYKEMVFSGIMPNLPILEYMLEGLCKRRSSSQVKEFLEMVCGYGWKMSGKMAEMVVGLHIELGKVERLEELLETLMESDQTSEVLLPVHCGIIRMFAMLDRLDDVEYSVGRMLKQGLSFKHPDDVEKVICSYFRLSEYDRLELFLECIKGSYELTGSTYDLLVAGYRRAGLSDKLSDMKLDGGSS from the exons ATGGCATCAGTCTTAAGAGTTCTATCAGCGACGAGAAGAGTTTTGGAAATTCCGAGTAGCTCTCAGTCTCAGCGTTGTTGGCTAAGTAACCAAGCGTGCTTGCTTCGGAGGTTGATGGAGGAACCCAAATCGCGAATCAAAACCCTTCTTGCTTCTGCGGCGGAGAAAGACTCTGCCTCTGATTTTTCTTGGGAATCACTTGTTAGTTCTctcgcttcttcttcctctcctgaCAAAACCCACTTG GTTCTGGAATGGAAATTGGAGAAGTTGCTAAAGGAGAATGAGAGAGATCATGATCGTTACTGTGAGCTGATATCTCTATGTGGAAAAGTTCGGAATCTCCCACTTGCAATGCAAGTCTTTTCTTCTATGGAGGCCAATGGAGTTCAACCCACTTGTGCAGTTTTCAATTCCCTTATTCATGTTTGCTTCTCTTCCGGGAATTTGTTCACTGCTATCAGCTTGTTTGAGATTATGGAGAGCTCAGAGGGACTTAAACCCAATTCCGACACTCATGATGCATTCATGTTTGCTTTCTTAAAGTCGGGCAAAATTGATATGATGCAAGCTTGGTACTCTGCCAAGAAATCTGCTGGCTTTGATTCTGATATTCAAACCTATCAGTCTTTGATTTCGGGTTGTATCAAATTGAAAAATTACGAGCTTGGGGATATGTTTTACAAAGAAATGGTATTTTCGGgaatcatgcccaacttgcccATATTGGAGTATATGCTGGAAGGGCTTTGTAAGAGGAGAAGCTCTAGCCAAGTCAAAGAATTCTTGGAGATGGTGTGTGGTTATGGGTGGAAGATGAGTGGGAAAATGGCTGAGATGGTTGTGGGGTTGCATATCGAACTTGGGAAGGTGGAGCGATTGGAGGAGCTACTCGAGACTTTAATGGAGAGTGATCAGACTTCGGAAGTTTTGTTGCCGGTCCACTGTGGGATTATAAGGATGTTCGCCATGTTGGATAGATTAGATGATGTAGAGTACTCTGTGGGTAGAATGTTGAAACAAGGATTGTCATTTAAACATCCGGATGATGTAGAAAAGGTGATATGCTCGTACTTCAGGCTCTCGGAGTATGATAGGCTGGAGTTGTTCTTGGAATGTATCAAGGGTTCTTATGAACTTACAGGATCGACTTATGATTTATTGGTTGCTGGCTATCGAAGAGCCGGGTTATCTGACAAGTTGAGTGATATGAAACTAGATGGTGGATCTTCATAG
- the LOC133735409 gene encoding proline-rich receptor-like protein kinase PERK1 gives MSSPPWSLPSAAVPVTTPPPLPPSQPPALPPLSPQSPPFVSPLFPPTSLPALPPVHNSIPPVSSPLPSVVQPPPPPVTSPPPPSVTSPPPPSLTFPPPTPLPSRPSPPPPPQPTLSPPPLPTPKTPYLSPPTKPLTSPPLPPPSTTPTNDSPPPTLSTPLPPVTTTTPPPPLATPSNSAPPPDLATLLPPVATSPKPPPTLARTLPPSPSNAVTPLPGNAVTPLPTTTLTPPPLIHSPSPSLLPATLQVQKPQPKAAAGLVAGCVIVGVVVVFLLLGIVLICYKRRSRKNNAIPEDYYKPPSLGPKDGCYDAVQPHHNVPQPGVHVIRVLSSTSTSPMRRAAGSEVLYAHQPQWLGFPMDISNGTFTYDQLLVATNGFSEANLLGQGGFGYVHKGVLPGGKEVAVKQLKTGSRQGEREFHAEVDIISLVHHKHLVSLVGHCIKGAERLLVYEFVPNNTLEFHLHGLGQTVLEWEIRLKIATGSAKGLAYLHEDCNPKIIHRDIKASNILVDQKFEAKVSDFGLAKSFSGTNTHITHLSTRVVGTFGYLAPEYASSGKVTEKSDVYSYGVVLLELITGRPPISTIDSLRNEGLVQWARPLLTQALEDGAFDALVDPRLETNYNKNEMARMVACAAACVRHSAWLRPRMSQIVHALEGVASLMDLQEGVTPGNSAVYNCLGNSHYNSRQYEEDLKNSTVTMPSQEYGISRYTETTSEYGLNPSGSSSETRQTI, from the exons ATGTCTTCACCGCCGTGGTCTCTGCCTTCGGCTGCCGTTCCTGTCACCACACCACCACCACTTCCACCGTCACAGCCACCGGCATTGCCGCCACTATCGCCACAGTCACCACCTTTTGTATCCCCGCTATTTCCACCTACTAGTCTTCCTGCCCTGCCTCCTGTACACAACTCTATCCCTCCTGTTTCCTCACCATTGCCATCTGTGGTCCAACCTCCACCCCCACCAGTCACCTCTCCACCACCGCCGTCTGTCacttctcctcctccaccttCACTAACCTTTCCGCCACCGACTCCATTGCCATCAAGACcttctccacctccacctccacagCCTACAttatcaccaccaccattaccAACACCAAAAACACCATATCTTTCTCCTCCAACCAAACCACTAACTTCTCCGCCGCTGCCACCACCCTCAACAACTCCAACCAACGACTCTCCACCACCTACATTGTCAACTCCCCTACCTCCGGTGACCACCACTACTCCTCCACCTCCTTTAGCCACTCCAAGCAACAGCGCTCCACCACCTGATTTAGCAACTCTGCTTCCACCAGTGGCCACCAGTCCTAAACCACCACCCACTTTGGCCAGAACTCTGCCACCTTCGCCTAGTAATGCTGTAACACCTTTGCCTGGTAATGCTGTAACACCTTTGCCTACAACAACATTGACACCACCTCCATTGATCCATTCACCATCACCGTCCTTATTGCCGGCCACCTTGCAAGTTCAGAAGCCACAGCCAAAAGCAGCAGCAGGCCTCGTAGCTGGATGTGTCATTGTTGGAGTTGTTGTAGTTTTCCTCCTCCTCGGAATTGTACTTATTTGCTACAAGCGTAGGAGTAGAAAGAACAACGCTATTCCGGAAGATTACTATAAACCACCCTCCTTGGGACCAAAAG ATGGCTGCTATGATGCTGTTCAGCCCCATCACAATGTTCCTCAACCTGGCGTCCATGTTATCAGGGTGCTGTCCAGCACATCAACATCTCCAATGCGCCGTGCCGCTGGCTCTGAGGTTTTATATGCACATCAACCTCAATGGCTTGGTTTTCCCATGGATATCTCAAATGGAACATTCACCTATGATCAATTGTTGGTAGCAACAAATGGGTTTTCAGAGGCCAACCTTCTTGGACAAGGCGGTTTTGGGTATGTCCACAAGGGAGTACTTCCAGGTGGGAAGGAAGTTGCAGTGAAGCAGTTAAAGACAGGAAGCCGGCAAGGGGAGCGAGAGTTTCATGCTGAGGTTGACATCATTAGCCTGGTGCATCACAAGCATCTAGTTTCATTGGTAGGGCACTGTATCAAGGGGGCTGAGAGGTTGCTTGTATATGAGTTTGTTCCAAATAACACCTTAGAATTCCACTTACATG GATTAGGACAGACTGTTTTGGAGTGGGAAATAAGATTGAAAATAGCTACTGGCTCTGCAAAAGGGCTAGCATATCTCCATGAAGATT GCAATCCAAAAATCATTCATCGTGATATCAAGGCATCTAATATTCTTGTGGATCAGAAGTTTGAAGCAAAA GTTTCTGACTTTGGACTGGCCAAATCGTTCTCTGGTACCAACACTCACATTACTCACCTTTCCACTCGAGTAGTGGGAACATTTGG GTACCTTGCTCCAGAGTACGCATCAAGCGGTAAGGTCACAGAGAAATCAGATGTGTATTCATATGGGGTTGTACTCCTAGAACTTATAACCGGACGTCCGCCTATCAGTACAATAGATTCCTTGAGGAATGAGGGTCTGGTTCAGTGG GCAAGGCCATTGCTCACTCAAGCCCTGGAAGATGGTGCTTTTGATGCTCTTGTGGATCCACGATTGGAGACAAATTACAACAAGAATGAGATGGCTAGAATGGTCGCTTGTGCTGCTGCTTGTGTTCGACATTCAGCATGGCTTCGACCAAGAATGAGCCAG ATAGTCCATGCTTTAGAAGGAGTTGCTTCGTTGATGGATCTTCAGGAAGGAGTTACACCAGGAAACAGTGCGGTATACAATTGCTTGGGGAATTCACATTATAACTCCCGGCAATATGAGGAAGATTTGAAGAATTCCACGGTAACAATGCCAAGTCAAGAGTATGGCATTAGTAGATACACTGAAACTACCAGTGAGTATGGTCTTAATCCCTCAGGCTCAAGCAGCGAAACCCGGCAAACAATCTGA